A section of the Aminiphilus circumscriptus DSM 16581 genome encodes:
- a CDS encoding amino acid ABC transporter ATP-binding protein: MVSIRNVSKRFGTLEVLKDVSLDIPRSQVFAFIGPSGAGKSTLVRTINALEGIQAGEILVDGISVADPKTDINALRANIGFVAQSFNLYPHLRVLDNVTLAPLHVKKMSKAEAEEKGTAILASLGLADKVSAFPAQLSGGQQQRVAIARALAMEPKLMLFDEPTSALDPELIKEVLDAIRSLAETGITMVVVTHEMNFAREICDRIVFMANAQILETASPGEFFSAPKTERARDFLGKILNR, encoded by the coding sequence ATGGTCTCCATCCGCAACGTGTCCAAGCGTTTCGGCACCCTCGAGGTGCTGAAGGACGTCTCCCTCGACATCCCCCGCTCCCAGGTGTTCGCCTTCATCGGCCCGAGCGGCGCGGGAAAGAGCACCCTCGTGCGGACCATCAACGCTCTCGAGGGCATCCAGGCGGGGGAGATCCTCGTGGACGGCATTTCCGTCGCGGACCCCAAAACGGACATCAACGCCCTTCGGGCGAACATCGGCTTCGTGGCCCAGTCCTTCAACCTCTATCCCCACCTTCGGGTCCTGGACAACGTCACCCTCGCCCCGCTGCACGTGAAAAAGATGTCCAAAGCGGAAGCGGAGGAAAAGGGTACGGCGATCCTCGCCTCCCTCGGCCTCGCCGACAAGGTCTCCGCTTTTCCGGCCCAGTTGTCGGGCGGACAGCAGCAGCGCGTCGCCATCGCCCGCGCCCTGGCCATGGAACCCAAGCTCATGCTCTTCGACGAGCCGACATCGGCGCTCGATCCCGAACTCATCAAGGAAGTGTTGGACGCCATCCGAAGCCTCGCCGAGACGGGCATCACCATGGTGGTGGTCACCCATGAGATGAACTTCGCCCGGGAAATCTGCGACCGGATCGTCTTCATGGCCAACGCACAGATCCTGGAAACGGCATCGCCCGGGGAATTCTTCTCCGCTCCGAAAACCGAGCGGGCAAGGGATTTCCTGGGAAAAATCCTCAACCGCTGA
- a CDS encoding mannose-1-phosphate guanylyltransferase/mannose-6-phosphate isomerase, whose product MVAYNLQVLILAGGSGTRLWPLSREEMPKQFLTLFSNRSLLQDTISRMLRVAPAEALTVVTGEEWKALVAHQGRDVCSLAPEQVVVEPISRNTCPAIALGAVSLLETKRASEEDLLFVAPSDHIVVDGAAFSAAVELAASAAMRGDLVLFGVPPLYGETGYGYVEATECAGTFPGGALPVRRFVEKPSREKAEEYVASGNFYWNSGMFCFRIGEFLHALEEYIPEIGLPARKGVAALLEAFPRLPSLSVDYAVMEKARNVAMVPLRAGWSDVGSWDAVYDVLPKDDSGNVVLGDCVLDDASGNLVFAADHLVALQGVRDSIVVSTSDAVAVLPRGASQGIRNIVAALRGKGRKEVSQTPNSVRPWGSYHILDESERYKIKRIVIAPGKRLSLQYHLHRSEHWIVVRGTAWVRIGDTDRFVHEGESIFVPKGSIHRLGNQGKIPLELIEVQCGEYVGEDDIVRVADDFRRRPEQE is encoded by the coding sequence ATGGTTGCGTACAACCTGCAGGTGCTCATTCTGGCCGGAGGTTCGGGAACACGTCTCTGGCCTCTTTCGCGGGAGGAAATGCCCAAACAGTTTCTGACCCTTTTCTCGAATCGAAGCCTGTTGCAGGACACGATCTCCCGGATGTTACGGGTGGCTCCGGCGGAGGCGCTCACCGTCGTGACCGGTGAAGAGTGGAAGGCTCTCGTGGCACATCAGGGGAGAGATGTGTGTTCCCTTGCGCCGGAGCAGGTGGTGGTGGAGCCGATTTCCCGGAACACCTGCCCCGCCATCGCTCTCGGCGCGGTGTCTCTTCTGGAGACGAAGCGCGCCTCCGAGGAGGATCTGCTCTTCGTCGCTCCCAGTGACCATATCGTGGTGGACGGAGCTGCTTTTTCCGCTGCGGTGGAACTTGCCGCTTCCGCCGCGATGCGGGGTGACCTGGTGCTCTTCGGCGTACCGCCTCTTTATGGGGAGACGGGATACGGGTATGTGGAGGCGACGGAATGTGCCGGTACTTTCCCCGGTGGTGCCCTTCCGGTGCGGCGTTTCGTGGAGAAACCCTCCCGTGAAAAGGCCGAGGAGTATGTCGCCTCGGGGAATTTCTATTGGAACAGCGGCATGTTTTGCTTCCGGATCGGGGAGTTTCTGCACGCCCTGGAAGAATACATCCCCGAAATCGGTCTTCCCGCCCGCAAGGGCGTGGCGGCGCTGCTCGAGGCGTTCCCTCGCCTTCCAAGCCTTTCCGTGGACTACGCCGTGATGGAAAAGGCCCGAAACGTCGCCATGGTGCCCCTTCGGGCTGGCTGGTCCGACGTGGGGAGTTGGGATGCCGTCTACGACGTGCTTCCCAAGGACGATTCCGGCAACGTGGTCCTCGGTGATTGCGTCCTCGACGATGCGTCGGGAAATCTCGTCTTCGCCGCGGATCATCTTGTGGCCCTCCAGGGAGTGCGGGACAGCATCGTGGTGAGCACCTCCGATGCCGTTGCAGTGCTTCCCCGGGGCGCCTCCCAGGGGATACGGAACATCGTGGCCGCCCTGCGGGGGAAGGGACGGAAAGAGGTCTCCCAGACGCCGAACAGCGTCCGTCCCTGGGGGAGTTACCACATTCTGGACGAGTCGGAGCGCTATAAAATCAAACGCATCGTCATTGCTCCGGGAAAACGGTTGAGCCTTCAGTACCACCTGCACCGGAGTGAGCACTGGATTGTGGTCCGCGGTACCGCCTGGGTTCGGATCGGTGACACGGATCGTTTCGTCCACGAGGGCGAAAGCATCTTCGTCCCCAAGGGGTCCATACACCGCCTGGGAAACCAGGGAAAGATTCCCCTGGAACTCATCGAGGTTCAGTGCGGGGAGTACGTGGGTGAGGACGACATCGTTCGCGTGGCGGACGACTTCCGAAGGCGTCCGGAACAAGAATAA
- a CDS encoding CCA tRNA nucleotidyltransferase — translation MKNEADSGARMKERLPSAVHALWGFFAAAGIPAWIVGGCVRDLLLGRSFADVDFVADAPAEAILALVEHWGKNRFGRFEGTLVGKPPAATVLLAVEGTGVEIAPLVGGSLEADLGRRDFTVNAMALDLKGALWDPFGGRRDLEEKRLRFTGSAADRLAEDPIRALRLCRFAAELAFHPDSPGQEAVRALAPLARGRENFFVASERVGREVLKALSGLSVFLELADALGVLPFFLPFLERLKGVEQSPDYHPEGDVFVHTLRTVRAAEEYGVSSVTAAALLHDLGKPETFFRDGSGRIRFFRHEERSAEQARRILTAWAWPGVLAEETVFLVARHDILRHPLSLRGAVRLLRELETVPRLSAAECSGRAAWQMPLEHLVALTRADIAGGNGNDAVLKENLRLLDEAAIRLETVVSPGKRRLLSGHDVMKVLCLPPGPKIGELLEELDLGVAKGRVRTREDALAWLDSLKQESTSTPS, via the coding sequence ATGAAGAACGAGGCGGACAGTGGAGCGCGAATGAAGGAGCGGTTGCCTTCGGCAGTTCACGCTCTATGGGGTTTCTTTGCCGCGGCAGGCATACCTGCTTGGATTGTGGGCGGATGCGTTCGGGATCTCCTTCTCGGGCGTTCCTTCGCGGATGTGGATTTCGTGGCGGACGCGCCGGCGGAGGCGATCCTCGCCCTTGTGGAACACTGGGGGAAAAATCGCTTCGGTCGCTTTGAAGGAACTCTCGTCGGCAAGCCTCCCGCCGCGACGGTGCTTCTCGCGGTGGAAGGAACGGGCGTGGAGATCGCACCGCTCGTCGGGGGCTCCCTGGAGGCGGATCTGGGCCGAAGGGATTTCACGGTGAACGCCATGGCGCTGGACCTGAAGGGCGCTCTGTGGGATCCCTTCGGAGGGCGGAGGGATCTCGAGGAGAAACGGCTTCGTTTCACCGGAAGCGCCGCGGATCGCCTCGCCGAGGACCCGATTCGGGCCCTCCGTCTCTGCCGGTTTGCCGCGGAACTGGCCTTTCATCCCGATTCGCCGGGGCAGGAGGCCGTGCGCGCTCTGGCGCCCTTGGCACGAGGAAGAGAGAATTTCTTCGTCGCCTCGGAACGCGTCGGTCGGGAGGTCCTGAAGGCGCTGTCCGGGCTTTCGGTCTTTCTTGAGCTGGCGGACGCTCTGGGGGTGCTTCCTTTTTTTCTGCCCTTCCTGGAGCGCCTCAAGGGGGTGGAGCAATCCCCGGACTATCACCCGGAGGGAGATGTGTTCGTTCATACGCTCCGCACCGTCCGGGCCGCCGAGGAATACGGCGTATCCTCCGTGACGGCGGCGGCGCTGCTGCACGATCTGGGCAAGCCCGAGACGTTTTTCCGCGATGGGAGTGGGCGAATTCGTTTTTTCCGCCACGAGGAGCGGAGCGCCGAACAGGCCCGGCGTATTCTCACCGCCTGGGCCTGGCCCGGCGTGCTCGCGGAGGAGACGGTCTTTCTCGTGGCGCGTCACGACATTCTGCGTCATCCCCTTTCCCTCCGGGGAGCGGTGCGTCTTCTCCGGGAACTGGAGACTGTGCCGCGCCTCTCTGCTGCGGAGTGCTCCGGAAGGGCGGCGTGGCAGATGCCTCTCGAACACCTCGTGGCCCTCACCAGGGCGGACATCGCCGGAGGGAACGGCAACGATGCGGTTCTCAAGGAAAATCTGCGGCTTCTGGACGAGGCGGCTATTCGCCTGGAGACGGTTGTTTCGCCGGGAAAGAGGCGACTTCTCTCTGGGCACGACGTCATGAAAGTGCTCTGTCTGCCGCCGGGACCGAAGATCGGGGAGCTTCTGGAGGAGCTCGATCTGGGTGTCGCCAAGGGGAGAGTGCGCACGAGAGAAGACGCTCTCGCCTGGCTGGACTCTCTGAAGCAAGAGTCAACAAGCACCCCTTCCTGA
- a CDS encoding response regulator, with product MKGEPIVILLVEDDPAHAEIVRRNFREFRMANRLEHVEDGQEALDYLHRQGRYTDQETAPRPGLILLDLRLPRVDGLEVLQSIKEDPDLQSIPVVVLTTSAAESDMVRAYANHANSYLVKPVDFSQFLELMKVLGYYWLVWNANPL from the coding sequence ATGAAAGGTGAGCCCATCGTCATTCTTCTCGTGGAGGATGACCCCGCCCACGCGGAGATCGTCCGGCGGAACTTCCGGGAGTTTCGCATGGCCAACCGCCTGGAACACGTGGAGGACGGACAGGAGGCGCTGGATTACCTCCACCGGCAGGGGCGTTACACGGACCAGGAAACCGCACCCCGTCCCGGACTCATTCTTTTGGACCTCAGACTTCCACGGGTGGACGGGTTGGAGGTACTCCAGAGTATCAAGGAGGACCCGGATCTGCAGTCCATCCCCGTGGTGGTCCTCACCACCTCCGCAGCGGAGAGCGACATGGTTCGTGCCTATGCGAACCATGCGAACAGCTATCTGGTGAAACCCGTGGACTTCTCTCAGTTCCTTGAACTGATGAAAGTTCTCGGCTACTACTGGCTCGTGTGGAACGCAAACCCGCTCTGA
- a CDS encoding sensor histidine kinase yields the protein MTSVDIREKHASWIVFALFLVLAGGIIVAAKVYYDHHALHYREEVAFSLSAIADLKAGELLQWRTERLGDGSLFSGNANFCNLVQRFLFDPGNEENRERIRIWLLRTWSAYGYDRVFLLDAEGNERFSIPASLYPGSRIVAEGAREALHSGKVTFQDFYRDEHDRRIYLTVLAPLPFREPGPGGASGAVLALRIDPEQYLYPFISRWPVPSATGETLIVRREADSLVFLNELRFQAGTALTLRQPLTKTDLPATKAVLGKFGVEEGVDYRGEPVLAATRPVPESPWFLVARMDLAERDAPLREQVWIVYLLVGSLLGASGAGVLLLLKHLRGRFDRERLAAAALLGIHQERLEMAQAIAHAGSWEYLPSEDAIWGSAETFRIWGMEAPPSGKVPFDEIAARIPDRERERVRASLMDLVITGNSYEVEFPVLSADGGRERIVAAQGILHRNERGEPEKVSGVVQDVTDLRRKERELEEKNAELERFVYLVSHDLKSPLVTIKTFLGYLEQDVARGETDQAAQDMTFLRNAADKMGKLLDELLQISRIGRMLHEPETVPWDELVREALDAVAGAIAQRGVAVRVDPVLLTLRGDRRRLVEIWQNLLENAVKYMGDQPVPLVHLGVGGHGKDVVFFVCDNGMGIDPRFAAKIFGLFEKLDGKSEGSGLGLAIVKRIVELYGGKVWVESEGIGRGTCFRFTLPGALQHSSKKGGENHER from the coding sequence ATGACATCCGTCGACATCCGCGAAAAACACGCCTCATGGATCGTTTTCGCCCTCTTTCTCGTCCTCGCGGGAGGCATCATCGTCGCCGCGAAAGTCTACTACGACCATCATGCCCTCCACTACCGCGAGGAGGTGGCGTTTTCCCTCTCCGCCATCGCGGATCTCAAGGCAGGAGAACTCCTCCAGTGGCGGACGGAGCGTCTGGGAGACGGCTCCCTCTTCTCGGGAAACGCGAATTTCTGCAACTTGGTGCAGCGTTTTCTCTTCGACCCCGGGAACGAAGAGAACAGGGAGCGAATCCGCATCTGGCTCCTGAGAACCTGGAGCGCCTATGGGTACGACAGGGTCTTTCTCCTCGACGCCGAGGGAAACGAACGCTTCTCCATCCCGGCTTCGCTCTATCCGGGTTCCCGGATCGTCGCGGAAGGTGCCCGCGAGGCGCTCCACTCCGGCAAGGTGACCTTCCAGGATTTCTACCGCGACGAACACGACCGTCGCATCTATCTCACCGTCCTGGCGCCACTTCCGTTCCGGGAGCCCGGCCCCGGAGGCGCGAGCGGAGCGGTACTTGCCCTGCGCATCGACCCGGAGCAATACCTCTACCCCTTCATCAGCCGATGGCCCGTTCCCAGCGCCACAGGGGAAACGCTCATCGTCCGCAGGGAGGCGGACTCGCTGGTCTTCCTCAACGAACTCCGCTTTCAAGCGGGTACGGCGTTGACCCTGCGTCAACCGCTGACAAAGACGGACCTTCCCGCCACCAAGGCCGTACTGGGAAAATTCGGCGTCGAAGAGGGCGTGGATTACCGAGGCGAGCCGGTCCTCGCTGCAACGCGGCCCGTTCCCGAGTCACCCTGGTTCCTCGTAGCCCGCATGGATCTGGCGGAAAGAGACGCACCTCTGCGGGAACAGGTCTGGATCGTCTATCTCCTGGTCGGGAGCCTTCTGGGCGCTTCCGGCGCGGGGGTTCTGCTCCTCCTGAAGCATCTCCGGGGAAGATTCGATCGGGAGCGTCTGGCCGCAGCAGCACTGCTCGGCATTCACCAGGAACGGCTGGAGATGGCCCAGGCCATCGCCCATGCGGGAAGCTGGGAATATCTGCCATCGGAGGATGCCATCTGGGGATCCGCGGAAACTTTCCGCATCTGGGGAATGGAAGCGCCCCCATCGGGGAAGGTGCCCTTCGACGAGATCGCGGCGCGCATTCCGGACAGGGAGCGGGAGCGGGTGCGCGCATCCCTGATGGATCTCGTCATCACGGGCAACAGCTACGAAGTGGAATTTCCCGTTCTCTCCGCCGACGGAGGACGCGAGCGCATCGTGGCGGCTCAGGGCATTCTCCACCGCAACGAACGGGGAGAGCCCGAGAAGGTCTCCGGCGTGGTTCAGGACGTAACGGACCTGCGCCGAAAGGAACGGGAGCTGGAGGAGAAGAATGCCGAACTGGAGCGCTTCGTCTATCTCGTCTCCCACGATCTCAAGAGCCCTCTCGTGACCATCAAGACCTTTCTCGGCTACCTGGAACAGGACGTGGCCCGAGGCGAGACGGACCAAGCCGCCCAGGACATGACCTTTCTCCGGAACGCCGCGGACAAGATGGGAAAGCTTCTGGACGAACTGCTCCAGATCTCCCGCATCGGACGCATGCTGCACGAACCCGAGACCGTTCCGTGGGACGAGCTGGTCCGTGAAGCCCTCGACGCCGTCGCGGGGGCCATCGCGCAGCGTGGCGTGGCCGTCCGGGTAGATCCGGTCCTGCTCACCCTGCGCGGAGACCGGCGGCGCCTTGTGGAGATCTGGCAGAACCTGCTGGAGAACGCGGTGAAGTACATGGGCGACCAGCCGGTTCCGCTGGTCCATCTCGGTGTGGGAGGACACGGAAAGGACGTGGTCTTCTTCGTGTGCGACAACGGCATGGGCATCGACCCCCGCTTCGCCGCGAAGATCTTCGGACTCTTCGAGAAGCTCGACGGCAAGAGCGAGGGATCCGGTCTCGGGCTCGCCATCGTGAAGCGCATCGTGGAACTCTACGGCGGAAAAGTCTGGGTAGAATCGGAGGGGATAGGACGCGGAACATGCTTCCGCTTCACCCTTCCCGGAGCATTGCAACATTCCTCGAAGAAGGGGGGAGAAAATCATGAAAGGTGA
- a CDS encoding DEAD/DEAH box helicase: protein MNCTQQTEVKNTVESTAKNWSRFGLRSELLRTLDRRGFTEPTPVQAEVLSLEDRSGNLVVQAKTGSGKTLAFVLPLFDDMTQGERRPRVLVLSPTRELALQIAREAQWFGRDLGIRAASLVGGMSMETQTNDLRQGSAIIVGTPGRTLDHIRRGTLDMSQVHTVVLDEGDHMLDLGFREELEAILNAATNRTRTWLFSATMPDEVLSLAKNYMKTPTRISLCSERVQHEDIAHRVYLAPERRRIDGLVNVLLWERPQRTLVFCPTRSDTMTCAEKLAEEGFAAGTLHGEMTQRERNTVLGSFRQGRTAVLVATNVAARGLDVAGVTHVIQMGLPDGLDTFVHRSGRTGRAGHEGRNVVILSPREAGRFRSMLRGTDVQVEWLPVPDAEEIGRVGKTAFEETLLAENPDAAMIAWAEELLGKSDDPASLVAALLGRTTHLRRSGYSLAEELERETNREKNRRFEDRPDSRNGRSFGKREIGTYSSGRSGGRTEMRGAVMRLEKGRSDGWDVGRVLREVCIGLRVNREEVGSIRLREDHVLVELSPLAEKAFEKEITEFERRGLVRSSGASRSRGTTGNRREWDRRA, encoded by the coding sequence ATGAACTGCACGCAACAGACGGAAGTGAAGAACACCGTGGAAAGCACCGCGAAGAACTGGAGCCGCTTCGGCCTGAGATCCGAACTGCTCCGAACCCTTGACAGAAGAGGTTTCACGGAACCCACGCCGGTTCAGGCGGAAGTGCTGAGCCTCGAAGACCGCAGCGGCAACCTGGTCGTTCAGGCCAAGACGGGATCGGGAAAGACCCTCGCGTTCGTACTGCCCCTCTTTGACGACATGACTCAGGGAGAGCGGCGCCCCCGGGTGCTCGTTCTTTCTCCCACCAGGGAACTCGCCCTCCAGATCGCCCGGGAAGCCCAGTGGTTCGGCCGTGATCTCGGCATCCGCGCCGCCTCTCTCGTAGGCGGCATGAGCATGGAAACCCAGACGAACGACCTGCGTCAGGGAAGTGCCATCATCGTGGGCACTCCCGGACGGACCCTCGATCACATCAGAAGGGGGACCTTGGACATGTCCCAGGTCCACACGGTGGTCCTCGACGAGGGGGACCACATGCTTGACCTCGGCTTCCGGGAGGAGCTGGAGGCGATCCTCAACGCCGCGACGAACCGGACGCGCACGTGGCTCTTCTCCGCCACCATGCCCGACGAGGTGCTCTCTCTGGCCAAGAACTACATGAAGACACCCACGCGCATCTCTCTCTGCTCCGAGCGAGTCCAGCACGAGGACATCGCACATCGGGTCTATCTGGCTCCCGAGCGGCGGCGAATCGACGGTCTGGTGAATGTCCTCCTCTGGGAGCGCCCCCAGAGAACCCTCGTTTTCTGCCCCACTCGGAGTGACACCATGACCTGCGCGGAAAAACTGGCCGAAGAGGGATTCGCCGCGGGAACGCTCCACGGCGAAATGACGCAGCGGGAGCGGAACACCGTGCTCGGATCCTTCCGGCAGGGGAGAACCGCCGTCCTCGTAGCCACCAACGTAGCCGCCCGCGGCCTTGACGTCGCGGGCGTCACGCACGTGATCCAGATGGGCCTTCCCGACGGTCTGGACACCTTCGTGCACCGAAGTGGCCGCACCGGCCGGGCCGGACACGAGGGACGCAACGTGGTCATCCTTTCTCCCAGGGAAGCGGGACGGTTCCGGTCCATGCTGCGCGGCACGGACGTGCAGGTGGAGTGGCTTCCCGTTCCCGACGCGGAAGAAATCGGTCGCGTGGGAAAGACCGCCTTCGAGGAAACGCTTCTGGCGGAGAATCCCGATGCGGCCATGATCGCCTGGGCCGAAGAACTGCTCGGCAAATCCGACGATCCCGCGTCTCTCGTGGCGGCCCTTCTCGGACGCACGACCCATCTTCGGCGGAGCGGCTATTCTCTTGCCGAGGAGCTCGAGCGGGAGACGAACCGCGAGAAGAACCGCCGATTCGAGGATCGTCCCGATTCGAGAAACGGACGCTCCTTCGGAAAACGGGAGATTGGAACCTACTCCTCCGGGCGGAGCGGCGGACGAACGGAGATGCGCGGCGCGGTGATGCGCCTCGAAAAGGGACGATCCGACGGATGGGATGTGGGGCGCGTTCTGCGGGAAGTCTGCATCGGGCTCCGCGTGAACCGCGAGGAAGTGGGCTCGATCCGTCTCCGGGAGGACCATGTGCTCGTGGAACTCTCCCCCCTCGCCGAGAAAGCTTTTGAGAAAGAGATCACCGAGTTCGAGCGCCGCGGTCTCGTGCGCTCCTCCGGAGCATCCCGAAGCAGAGGCACGACGGGAAACCGCCGGGAATGGGACAGACGGGCCTAA
- a CDS encoding DUF4403 family protein, with protein sequence MKIFSKVLVVALCCLVGGAAWYVASAERGDITIPEPEARPFETPPPVPDSTVGVLLEVPLAELQTVVSRELASDLDGTSPVNEGALRGTLAYRVRADGTPKVSGQDGRLRIDLPIAFSLRLDGTASGLGLSLPIRTGTEGALTVTVSLAPRVDEEWNVRSDPKLSFRWRRSPQVEVLGARISIESVATEYLEGRMQDVLPRIEEALSDSLRLRERAEEVWKDLCEPRLLAESPDLRLFVEPRAIFLARPEVDGQSLRFRLSVTAGLSLRGGTPSGEPLSAPPLPPLVPSGAHLEGIFLRFPVAVSWEELSDWAQSEAAGRPMDLGDGTKVIIRKVRVFGNGDRLAAAVDVEAERQGGLLGRRASGRIYLEGRPDYDPASRVLGLREFDFDENTTSGLARAAAWLAKPLLVRRMEDSLRFPLAEKTDEAKELLRRALENLTNEEMSVSGDVYDVTVEGLFVTPQALEVVLAVSGDARMVFHVGP encoded by the coding sequence GTGAAGATCTTCTCGAAAGTGCTGGTGGTGGCTCTCTGCTGCCTTGTGGGAGGAGCGGCCTGGTATGTGGCCTCGGCGGAACGGGGCGACATCACGATTCCGGAGCCAGAGGCGCGTCCCTTCGAAACGCCTCCGCCCGTGCCGGATTCCACCGTGGGGGTTCTCCTCGAAGTGCCCCTGGCGGAACTCCAGACCGTGGTGAGTCGGGAGCTTGCCTCGGATCTGGACGGAACGAGCCCCGTGAACGAGGGGGCGCTCAGGGGAACACTCGCGTACCGTGTCCGCGCCGACGGAACGCCCAAAGTTTCGGGCCAGGACGGACGACTCCGGATCGATCTCCCCATTGCCTTCTCCTTGCGCCTGGACGGGACGGCCAGCGGGCTCGGGTTGTCCCTTCCCATCCGTACCGGAACGGAGGGGGCCCTCACCGTGACGGTTTCGCTGGCACCCCGGGTGGACGAGGAATGGAACGTCCGGAGCGACCCGAAGCTCTCCTTCCGATGGCGCCGCTCGCCCCAGGTAGAGGTGCTCGGAGCACGGATTTCCATCGAAAGCGTCGCCACGGAGTATCTGGAGGGACGCATGCAGGACGTGCTTCCCCGTATCGAAGAGGCCCTGTCGGACTCGTTGCGTTTGCGGGAACGCGCCGAGGAGGTCTGGAAGGACCTTTGCGAGCCACGGCTTTTGGCGGAATCGCCGGATCTCCGGCTCTTCGTCGAGCCGAGGGCGATCTTTCTCGCCAGGCCTGAGGTAGACGGGCAGTCCCTGCGTTTCCGCCTTTCCGTGACGGCGGGGCTCTCTCTCCGCGGCGGAACTCCCTCCGGAGAACCCCTTTCCGCGCCCCCCTTGCCGCCTCTTGTTCCGTCCGGCGCACACCTGGAGGGCATCTTCCTGCGCTTCCCCGTGGCGGTTTCCTGGGAGGAACTTTCCGACTGGGCGCAGTCCGAGGCGGCGGGACGGCCCATGGATCTCGGGGACGGTACGAAGGTGATCATTCGGAAGGTGCGGGTCTTCGGAAACGGAGACCGCCTCGCCGCCGCGGTGGACGTGGAGGCGGAGCGACAGGGAGGACTTCTGGGGAGACGCGCCTCGGGGCGGATCTATCTCGAAGGGAGGCCGGACTATGATCCCGCATCGCGGGTACTGGGCCTTCGGGAGTTCGATTTCGACGAGAACACCACCTCGGGACTCGCCAGGGCCGCGGCGTGGCTCGCGAAGCCCCTTCTCGTGCGCCGCATGGAGGACTCCCTTCGTTTTCCTCTGGCGGAGAAGACCGACGAGGCGAAGGAACTTCTCCGCCGGGCTCTGGAGAATCTGACGAACGAGGAGATGTCCGTCTCCGGGGATGTGTACGATGTGACGGTGGAGGGACTTTTCGTCACGCCCCAGGCGCTTGAGGTGGTACTCGCGGTGAGCGGCGACGCCCGGATGGTGTTCCATGTCGGGCCCTAG
- a CDS encoding MFS transporter: MRKSPESAPSRKHPAGEDSAGTVGILKRPYFPALLCVSTAAFVSALDSSIVNVSLPTVARSFGVQGALGSEVVLAYLLFLSGMLLFFGRLADIVGASRIFRWGMLLFSCASLLCGAALSLNMLVLSRAIQGVGGAMLTVTAFALVPFVAPRERRGEAFGLLAMMASAGTIIGAPLGGFLTGTLSWRWIFLINLPVGALATFAALRLLPADEERHPFRTLRHRIGELDLPGSVASFLGFLALLIALNRGSQLGWSSPSILGAFLAAAILLALFTLREVRTPVPLMDLSLFRNRDFSLAIAGGVPAYLVFGAVGILMPFLLQNYKGLSPQQAGTVLLLYSLTYMSTAYLAGRLADRLSPKLVCFGGMALATGACLFIATTLSSPGMGHVILFLVGIAASFGLFLSPNNAFVMSSVPGGKRGGASGIFSTSSRLSLTIGVSLFEALYVQCLGGSIATEAMAAAFRTVWFTAAVLCGAGALCALLSLRSVSRHSSHKMESGDAEKEIPLV, encoded by the coding sequence GTGAGGAAATCCCCCGAAAGCGCGCCGTCTCGGAAGCACCCCGCCGGAGAGGATTCCGCAGGCACCGTCGGCATCCTGAAACGTCCCTACTTTCCGGCGCTCCTCTGCGTGAGCACCGCCGCCTTCGTCTCCGCCCTGGACAGCTCCATCGTGAACGTCTCGCTCCCCACGGTGGCCCGATCCTTCGGCGTGCAGGGAGCGCTGGGTTCGGAGGTGGTGCTGGCGTATCTCCTCTTCCTCTCGGGGATGCTGCTCTTCTTCGGACGCCTCGCCGACATTGTCGGCGCCTCCCGGATCTTCCGCTGGGGAATGCTTCTCTTCTCCTGCGCATCGCTCTTGTGCGGTGCCGCGCTTTCGCTGAACATGCTCGTTCTCTCCCGAGCGATCCAGGGAGTGGGTGGCGCCATGCTCACCGTCACCGCCTTCGCCCTCGTTCCCTTTGTCGCCCCGCGGGAACGCCGGGGGGAGGCCTTCGGCCTGCTCGCCATGATGGCATCGGCGGGCACCATCATCGGCGCTCCTCTCGGAGGGTTCCTGACCGGCACACTGTCATGGCGGTGGATCTTTCTCATCAACCTTCCCGTGGGAGCCCTGGCCACCTTCGCCGCCCTGCGCCTTCTTCCCGCGGACGAGGAACGGCACCCCTTCCGGACACTGCGGCATCGCATAGGCGAACTCGACCTTCCGGGCAGTGTCGCGAGCTTTCTCGGTTTCCTCGCCCTCCTGATCGCTCTGAACAGAGGAAGTCAGCTGGGTTGGTCGTCACCGTCCATCCTGGGGGCCTTTCTCGCGGCGGCGATCCTTCTCGCGCTTTTCACACTCCGGGAGGTCCGCACACCCGTTCCCCTCATGGATCTCTCCCTCTTCCGGAATCGGGATTTCTCCCTCGCCATCGCGGGAGGCGTCCCCGCCTATCTGGTCTTCGGCGCCGTGGGCATTCTCATGCCCTTCCTCCTGCAGAATTATAAGGGACTTTCTCCTCAGCAAGCAGGAACCGTTCTCCTCCTCTACTCCCTCACGTACATGAGCACGGCCTATCTCGCGGGACGCCTCGCAGACCGCCTCTCCCCCAAGCTCGTCTGCTTCGGAGGCATGGCCCTCGCCACGGGAGCGTGCCTTTTCATCGCCACAACCCTCTCCTCTCCCGGAATGGGACATGTCATCCTTTTCCTCGTGGGCATCGCCGCCTCGTTCGGTCTGTTTCTCTCCCCGAACAACGCCTTCGTCATGAGCAGCGTTCCGGGGGGAAAACGCGGCGGCGCCTCGGGCATTTTCAGCACCTCGAGCCGCCTCAGCCTGACCATCGGCGTCAGCCTCTTCGAGGCACTTTACGTTCAATGCCTCGGAGGGAGCATCGCCACCGAGGCCATGGCTGCGGCATTCCGGACGGTATGGTTCACCGCGGCGGTCCTGTGCGGCGCCGGAGCCCTCTGCGCCCTGCTGAGCCTGCGTTCCGTTTCGAGGCATTCGTCGCACAAGATGGAGAGCGGCGATGCGGAAAAGGAGATTCCCCTGGTCTGA